One region of Anoplopoma fimbria isolate UVic2021 breed Golden Eagle Sablefish chromosome 10, Afim_UVic_2022, whole genome shotgun sequence genomic DNA includes:
- the zgc:110239 gene encoding digestive cysteine proteinase 1, translating to MRWHIAAALLWAVTATEGKAVPSPPNFGNSYHVKGVISLPYAEIKEPFEAWLDLAAKSSRIDYYHGQVSTYQLEAEKPWGVAYKITPETTETEQNVMKCFQANGTKEEAVTSQASLPDVQGFQFLRMEYFGGSLCEVWQNVTSVGHKKNTYTLWVTRSERGADGKDEPATPLHYEMMGYNTLLGSHYDKYLVDYKEFSTHVDRHVFLLPEGMSCGGFPGPGAEHHMLANPMKDLIHTSASGHSERMFDHFKDKFQRQYSDEREHEKRGHAFVHNLRYVHSKNRAGLPFSLALNSLSDRTMSELATMRGRKQGKTPNRGLPFPLKNYEGVKVPESLDWRLYGAVTPVKDQAICGSCWSFATTGAVEGALFLKTGSLQVLSQQMLVDCSWGFGNNGCDGGEEWRGYEWIMKHGGIATTETYGAYMGMNGFCHVNESQLTAQIQSYTNVTSGDAEALKLALFKNGPTAVSIDASHRSFVFYSHGVYYEPACGNTTADLDHAVLAVGYGTLSGEPYWLVKNSWSTYWGNDGYILMSMKDNNCGVTTDATYVTLA from the exons ATGCGTTGGCACATCGCAGCTGCTCTTCTGTGGGCTGTCACAG CTACAGAGGGAAAAGCAGTCCCTTCCCCTCCTAATTTTGGGAACAGCTATCATGTCAAAG GAGTGATCTCTTTGCCCTATGCTGAGATCAAGGAGCCATTTGAGGCCTGGTTAGACCTAGCCGCAAAGTCCAGCAGAATAGACTATTATCATG GCCAGGTGTCGACCTACCAGTTGGAGGCGGAGAAGCCGTGGGGCGTTGCCTATAAAATCACTCCTGAGACCACGGAGACGGAGCAGAATGTGATGAAGTGTTTCCAGGCCAACGGAACGAAGGAGGAAGCAGTCACATCGCAGGCGTCGCTGCCTGATGTGCAGGGCTTCCAG TTCCTGAGGATGGAGTACTTTGGAGGTTCCCTGTGTGAAGTCTGGCAGAATGTGACCTCTGTGGGCCACAAGaagaacacatacacactgtggGTGACCCGGTCGGAGAGGGGTGCGGACGGCAAGGACGAGCCTGCCACGCCGCTCCACTATGAGATGATGGGTTACAACACGCTGCTGGGCTCACATTATGACAAGTACCTGGTGGACTACAAAGAGTTCAGCACTCATGTGGACCGCCACGTTTTCTTGCTGCCTGAAG GGATGAGCTGTGGTGGGTTTCCTGGTCCGGGAGCGGAGCACCACATGTTGGCCAATCCAATGAAAGATCTCATCCACACCTCGGCATCGGGCCACTCAGAGCGCATGTTCGACCATTTCAAGGACAAGTTCCAGCGTCAGTACAGCGATGAAAGAGAACACGAGAAACGGGGACACGCTTTTGTTCATAACCTCCG GTACGTCCACTCCAAGAACAGAGCGGGGCTGCCCTTCTCTCTGGCTCTGAACTCTCTGTCTGATAGAACCATGTCAGAGTTGGCCACCATGAGGGGGAGGAAACAAGGGAAGACCCCAAACAGAGGGCTCCCTTTCCCCTTAAAGAATTACGAAGGAGTGAAAGTGCCCGAGTCACTTGACTGGAGGCTTTACG GTGCTGTGACCCCGGTGAAGGACCAGGCCATCTGCGGCTCCTGCTGGAGCTTTGCCACCACTGGAGCAGTAGAGGGCGCTCTCTTCCTAAag ACGGGCTCCCTGCAGGTTCTGTCCCAGCAGATGCTTGTGGACTGTTCCTGGGGTTTCGGCAATAACGGCtgtgatggaggggaggagtgGAGGGGGTACGAGTGGATCATGAAACACGGAGGCATCGCCACAACAGAAACCTACGGAGCCTATATGGGAATG AATGGATTTTGCCACGTGAACGAGTCCCAGCTCACTGCACAAATCCAGAGCTACACCAACGTGACATCAGGAGACGCAGAGGCCCTTAAGCTGGCGCTCTTTAAAAACGGCCCGACGGCTGTCAGCATCGACGCATCCCACCGCTCATTTGTTTTCTACAGCCACGGAGTCTACTATGAACCGGCGTGTG GTAATACCACTGCAGACTTGGACCATGCTGTGCTCGCGGTGGGATACGGCACCCTGAGTGGAGAGCCATACTGGTTGGTAAAGAACTCATGGTCCACCTACTGGGGCAATGACGGCTACATCCTCATGTCGATGAAGGATAACAACTGTGGCGTCACCACCGATGCGACATACGTCACACTGGCATAG